The following are encoded together in the Cicer arietinum cultivar CDC Frontier isolate Library 1 chromosome 2, Cicar.CDCFrontier_v2.0, whole genome shotgun sequence genome:
- the LOC101511607 gene encoding protein ESSENTIAL FOR POTEXVIRUS ACCUMULATION 1-like: protein MNSHASHQSKYKVDDDLFWGPIEQSKQETKQSDFPQLASQGSWGSKNVPLKGNSPGFLTRQKSASGKPTERPLQSPPASSPSALKLKKDAMTKHSEAMGFRD from the exons ATGAATTCGCATGCTTCCCATCAATCAAAATATAAAGTGGATGATGATTTGTTCTGGGGTCCAATTGAACAATCCAAGCAAGAAACTAAGCA GTCAGATTTTCCTCAGCTGGCTAGCCAGGGAAGCTGGGGTTCGAAAAATGTACCCCTCAAAGGTAATTCACCAGGATTTTTAACCCGGCAGAAATCAGCAAGTGGCAAGCCAACTGAGCGACCTCTACAATCACCACCTGCCTCTTCTCCATCGGCGCTGAAACTGAAAAAAGATGCCATGACTAAGCATTCTG AGGCCATGGGCTTCAGAGATTAG